Proteins co-encoded in one Astyanax mexicanus isolate ESR-SI-001 chromosome 1, AstMex3_surface, whole genome shotgun sequence genomic window:
- the dlb gene encoding delta-like protein B: MANAALWCLLPLGLLHLVASSGVFELKVHAFSTTRRYCRRPRDCNIFFRICLKHSEDVISADPPCTFGTGQTGVMRAEHSAIANSAAIRVPFHFKWPGTFSLIIEAWNAESPKEHPDHTENQNNLISRLATRRRLAIGEDWSQDVHFGEQSELRYSYHVFCDEFYYGDACSDYCRPRDDTLGHYNCDENGNKECLEGWQGDYCSDPICSADCSERHGYCESPGECKCRLGWQGPSCSECVRHPGCLHGTCTQPWQCVCKEGWGGLFCNQDLNYCTNHKPCANGATCTNTGQGSYTCTCRPGYGGTNCELEINECDCNPCKNGGSCNDLENDYSCTCPQGFYGKNCEIVAMTCADDPCFNGGTCEERFTGGYVCRCPPAYTGSNCEKKLDRCSNKPCANGGECVDVGSSALCRCRPGFSGPFCEMNVDDCLHSPCQNSGTCVDGVNDYTCSCTLGFTGKNCSVRAHACLTHPCLHGGTCYTHFSGPVCQCVPGFMGPSCEFPVLERTASASAAAAAAAAAAARSPKSSSPSTVAASCVLGVLAVCLGVCVGLVVLRRRRQRLRRRQLCDSVFNDLETVNNLDRQQQYPYERDFLTRAVSQAKPSNTEARLSCPLAPAHTLPAGRDFLWSAGGVGLR, encoded by the exons ATGGCTAATGCAGCTCTGTGGTGCCTCCTGCCTCTTGGTCTGCTGCACCTG GTGGCGTCCTCAGGTGTGTTTGAGCTGAAGGTTCATGCATTTAGCACAACGCGCCGCTATTGCAGGCGGCCTCGCGACTGCAACATCTTCTTCCGTATCTGCCTGAAACACTCAGAGGATGTCATTTCCGCTGATCCTCCTTGCACCTTTGGCACAGGACAGACAGGCGTGATGAGGGCCGAGCACAGTGCCATCGCCAACAGCGCCGCCATTCGTGTGCCTTTTCACTTCAAGTGGCCG GGAACATTTTCTTTGATCATTGAAGCCTGGAATGCAGAGTCACCCAAGGAGCATCCTGACCACACAG agaaccAGAATAACTTGATAAGCCGTTTGGCAACACGTCGACGGTTGGCTATTGGTGAAGACTGGTCCCAAGATGTCCATTTTGGTGAACAGAGTGAACTGCGCTACTCCTACCACGTTTTCTGTGACGAGTTTTATTACGGAGATGCCTGCTCAGACTACTGCCGGCCTCGGGATGACACACTGGGCCACTACAACTGCGACGAAAACGGGAACAAAGAGTGTCTGGAAGGCTGGCAGGGAGACTACTGCTCTGACC CCATCTGCTCAGCCGACTGCAGCGAGCGTCACGGTTACTGCGAGTCTCCTGGGGAGTGTAAGTGTCGTCTGGGCTGGCAGGGCCCTTCCTGCAGCGAGTGTGTGAGGCACCCGGGCTGTCTGCATGGCACCTGCACGCAGCcgtggcagtgtgtgtgtaaggaagGCTGGGGGGGACTCTTCTGCAACCAGGACCTGAACTACTGCACCAACCACAAGCCCTGCGCTAATGGGGCCACCTGCACCAACACCGGCCAGGGCAGCTACACCTGCACCTGCAGACCCGGCTACGGAGGCACCAACTGTGAGCTGGAGATAAACGAATGCGACTGCAACCCCTGCAAGAATGGTGGCAGCTGTAAC GATTTGGAGAACGACTACTCCTGCACATGTCCTCAGGGTTTCTATGGTAAAAACTGTGAAATAGTGGCCATGACGTGCGCAGATGACCCGTGTTTTAATGGAGGAACATGTGAAGAGCGCTTCACCGGTGGCTACGTGTGCCGCTGCCCTCCGGCCTACACCGGCTCCAACTGCGAGAAGAAACTGGACCGCTGTAGCAACAAACCCTGCGCCAATG GTGGTGAGTGTGTGGATGTGGGCTCCTCCGCCCTGTGCCGGTGTCGTCCCGGTTTTTCCGGCCCGTTCTGTGAAATGAACGTGGATGACTGCTTGCATTCACCTTGCCAGAACTCAGGCACCTGTGTGGATGGAGTTAATGATTACACTTGTTCCTGCACGCTGGGCTTTACTGGCAAAAACTGCAGTGTGAGGGCCCATGCTTGCCTCACACACCCCTGCCTGCATGGTGGAACCTGCTACACACACTTCTCCGGtcctgtgtgtcagtgtgtgccAGGGTTTATGGGGCCTAGCTGTGAGTTTCCTGTCCTGGAGCGCACTGCGTCTGCTtcagccgctgctgctgctgctgctgcagctgcagcccGAAGTCCCAAGAGCTCATCCCCGTCCACTGTGGCCGCATCATGTGTGCTGGGAGTGCTAGCTGTGTGTTTGGGGGTGTGTGTGGGTCTGGTGGTGCTGAGGCGCAGGAGGCAGAGGCTCAGGAGGCGGCAGCTTTGCGATTCCGTCTTCAATGACCTGGAGACGGTCAACAACCTGGACAGGCAGCAGCAGTATCCCTATGAACGAGACTTCCTGACCAGGGCGGTCAGCCAGGCAAAGCCCAGCAACACTGAAGCCAGACTCAGCTGCCCTCTAGCCCCAGCACACACACTTCCAGCAGGAAGGGACTTCCTGTGGAGTGCAGGAGGGGTGGGGCTAAGATAa